Part of the Halostella litorea genome is shown below.
GGACCGGCGCAGTACGTCCTCGTGTTCGCCATGTTCATCGGCGGCAGCGCGGGGTCGACCGGCGGGGGGATCAAGATCGTCCGCTGGCTGGTGATCGTCAAGTCGATCCGGCGGGAACTGTTCACCACGGTCCACCCGGAGGCCGTGCGGCCGGTCCGCCTCGGGGGCCGCGCGCTCGACGAACGCGCCCTGCGGGGGATCTACGCGTTCACGCTGCTGTACTTCGCCCTGTTCCTGGTCGGCGCGCTCCTGCTGGCGGTCGACGCCGCTCGGGTTGGGCTCGACCTCGCGGTGATCGAGGCGGTGACCGCGTCGGCCGCGACGCTCGGGAACATCGGGCCGGGGCTCGGCATGGTCGGCCCCATGGGGAGTTACCTCGACTTCCCGGCGACGTCGAAGCTACTGATGGTCGGGCTGATGTGGGTCGGAAGGCTGGAGATCATCCCCGTGCTGGTCCTGTTGACCTCCGGCTACTGGCGGAGCTAGGGCTCCAGCCCGTAGAGGACCGACCGGGCCAACACCAGCACCGGAATGATCTCCAGGCGGCCGACCCACATGTTGAGGACGAACATCCCCTCCGCGACGGCGGGCATCTCCGGCCCGGTGATCCCCGCCGAGAGGCCGACGTTGCCCTGGGCGCTCGCCACCTCGAACAGCGCGCTCGCGTAGTCGGCCCCGGAGGCGTTGACCAGGACGAGGCTGCTCGCGACCAGCAGGATCACCCAGAGGATCGTCACGATGGCCGCCTCGCTGAACTCCCGGGCCATCTCGCCGCGGTCGAGGACGCGGTCGCCGATGCGGGCGTTGACGACGGCGGACTTCGGCAGGAACACCCGCGAGAACTGCCACCTGATCCCCCGGGCAACGGTGTAGGCCCGGACGATCTTGATCCCGCCGACGGTCGACCCGGCCGCGCCGCCGATCACCATGGCGACGCTGACGAGGAGTTTGCCGCCGGGGCTCCACTCGCCGATCGGGGCCGACTGGAAGCCGGTACAACTGAGCGCGCTGATCCACTGGAACGTCGAGTCGCGTACGGCGTCGGTCGACCCGTCGAACGCCGTCGCGGCGACCGGGTCCACGAGGGCGTTCTGGGCCGAGAGGCCGACCACGCCGACGGCGAACAGCACGAACAGCCAGCGCGTCTGGAGGTCCGAGACCAGCAGGCGCGGGTCGCGGCCGTTCAACACGCCGTAGTGGATCGGGAAGGCGATCGCCCCGAGCGCCATGATCGGGAGCAGGACCGTCTCGATCAGCGGCGAGTCGTAGGTCGCGATCGAGTTGTCGGTCACGCTGAACCCGCCGGTCGACAGCCCGGTCATCGCGTGGTTGAGCGCCTGCCAGGCCGCGTCGAACAGCGAGAGGTCCTGCGTCCAGTGGATCGCCGCGAACAGCGCGACGACCGCGAGGACGGAGTAGGCGACGAATATCTTCCAGACGGTCCGAACCGTGCTGACGACGCTCGGATGGATCTTCTCCTCGCGCGTCTCGCTCCGGTAGAGGGCGTAGCTCCCGCTGCCGGGCCGGGAGAGGATGGACACCGTGAGCACGATGACGCCGACGCCGCCGACCCACTGGATGAGCGAGCGCCACCACTGGAGGGCGTGGGGCAGCGACGGCTCGTGGACCGCCATCGTCAGGCCGCTCCCGGTCCACCCGCTCATGCTCTCGAACAGCGCGTGGAGCGGGTGTTCGAAGTACCGCAGGCTAGACTCGGAGTACGACGCCCCCGCAGGCACGTAGCCCGCGGCGACCCCGTCGGGGGTCAGGGAAGCCGTCAGGAAAAACCCCAGCGAGCCGAACAGCGCCACGGCGAACCACCCGGAGGCGGCGATCACCATCCCGTGTTTCATCCGGGGGTCGGGCGCGTCCGCGAAGCGCAGGCGCGCCGCGCCGCCGACGCCGGCGGTGATCCCGCCGGCGAGCAGGAACGCGAGCGCCGCGTGGAACTCGCGGAAGCCGAGCGCGACGGCGACGGTCAGCGTCATCAGCGCCGCCTCGACCAGCAGCAGCGACCCCACGTCGCGGGCGATGGTGGCGAGCGCCGCCGGGACCCGCGTGCGGTGTCGGGTCATCTACGCGAAGTCGTGGTCCTCGTAGTGGCCGAACGCGTCCGTCACCGACGGGGTGGCGCCCTCCTGGGAGTAGACGGTCAGCATGTCCCCGCCGTGGATCTCCGTCCCCCCCTGTGGCGTGATCGGGTCGGCCTCGCCGTTGCGCTCGATGGCGACGACGAGGACGCCGTGAGGGAGCAGTCCCTCCTCGTCGGCCTCGATCAGGGTCTTGTTCGCGATGGGCGCGTCCTCGTCGACCGTGATCTCGAACACCTCCGCGGTGTCGCCGACGCGCATGTAGTCCTTGATCGAGGGGCGCTTGACCGCCCGATAGAGGTACTCCGCGATGAGGCTTTGGGGGTTCTCCATCGTGTTGACGCCGATCCGGCGGAACAGGTTCATGTGCTCGGGGTTGTGGACCACCGACACGATCGCCGGCACCTCCCGTTCCTTCGCGAGCAGGCACACCATGATGTTGGTGGCGTCCTGGTCGGTCGTGCTGATGAGCGCGTCCGCGCGGTCGATCCCGGCGTCCTCCAGCGTCGCCATCTCCGTGGCGTCGTCGTTCAGGACGAGACAGTCGTACTCGCGGGCGGCCCGGTCGGCTTTGGCCTCGTTTCGCTCGACCACCACGACCTCGTTCTCGTCGGTCGTGGCGACGTCGATGAGCGGGATCCCGATGCTGCCCGCGCCGACGACGATGATGTACATTCGACCGAACGGTTGACAACCGCGCGCCGAAAACCTATCGTTCCGGCTACTCCGGCATCTCGTAGTCGCCGCCGTACTTGATGAAGAAGAACGCGAGCGCGAGCGTCGAGACCAGCGCCGCCATCGTGGCGACGCCCATCGTCATCGCGCTGTCGGGGAGGGTCGGACCGCCACCGCCGCCGCCGGCGTTGGGGTTCTGGCCGCCCTCGGTGACGTGGATGACCGCTTCCATGCCCAGCGACTGGTGGGGCGAGCAGTAGTACTCGTAGTCGCCGAGCACCTCGAAGGTGTGCTCGTGGGTGAACCCCTCGTTCTCGATGGGTTCGTGGCCCTCCCAGTCGGAGTCCCCGGGCTTGCTGTCGACGATGATGTTGTGGCCGTCGGAGGTCCAGTCGAACGTCACCGTGGTCCCCGGGGCGATGTACAGTTCCTCGGGGTCGTACACGTTGTCGCCGGTCAGCGCGACGGTTTCGCTCCCGCCGCCACCGCCGCCACCGTCGCTCTCGTTGCCCTCCTGTGCCGCCGCGGTCCCCGTCGCCCCGACGGCGGCGGTCGCGCCGGCACCGGCCTTGAGAAAGCCGCGACGGGACACCGAAGCGTTCGCGTCGTCTATCGCCATACCGGGGGCTAGGAAGCGGCCCGTACTGAATACTTTGGTTTCGCCGCCGGCCTACCGGTCCCGCTCGACGACGAACTCGGTGAAATCGGCCAGGGTCGTCGCCGCCTCGGGTTCGAGGTCGAGTTCGGTGAGGTGGTCCCGGGCGCTCGCCGCGAGGGCGGCCGCCCGCTCCCGGGCGAACGCGACGCTGCCCGTCTGTTCGAGGATCGACAGCGCCTCCTCGACCTCCGCGTCGGTGTTCTCGTCGGCGGCGAGGATCGACTGGAGGCGCTCGGCCTCCTCCGGGGCGGCCTCGCGGACGGCGTGGATGACCAGCAGCGTCTTCTTGCCCTCGCGGACGTCGTTGCCGAACTCCTTGCCGAACGCCCCCGCGCGGTCCAGCGAGTGCTCCACGTCGAGGATATCGTCGCCGATCTGGAAGGCGACGGACATCTCCTCGGCGTACCGGGCGACGCGGCGCTCGACGCGTTCGGGCTGGCCGGTGACGATGGCCGCGAGGCGCGCGACGATCCGGCCGAGGCAGCCGGTCTTGCACGCGCACATCTCCAGGTACTCGTCGACGCTCGTCTCGACCGTGCGCTGGTTGTGCCAGTAGATGTCCATCCCCTGCCCGAGGTGGGTGCGGTTCAGTTCGGTCATCAGCATCTCGTAGGCCGCCAGCCGCTGCTCGGCCGAGAGGTTCCCCGGGTCGTGGGTGACGATCTTCAGCGGCAGGAAGTACATCGCGTTCCCGGCGTTGAGCGCCACGTCCTCGCCGTACACGTGGTGGAGGGCGGGCCCGCCGCGACGCATCGCCGCCTCGTCCTCGACGTCGTCGACGATGATCGTGCCGGTGTGGAGTATCTCGGGGATGGCGGCGTAGGGTAGGTACGCCTCGGGGTCCTCGCCGAACGCCTCGACGAGCGTGAGGAAGACGACGGGCCGCCAGCGCTTGCCGCCCCGGTCGAGCAGGTCCCACACCGGGTCGACGAGGGCGTGTTGTAGGCTCTCCGGGTCGTACCGGTGGGACGCCGGCCCGAAGTAGTCCGTGAGGTAGTCCTCGTCGATCTGGCGCGGCAGCACGCGCTCGATGGCGCTGTCGACGGCCGGCCGCCACTCCGCGAGCGTCTCCCGCATGTGCCAAGCCTCTCGGGGGCACCGCCAAAAAGTTTCAGATCCGTGGGGTACCGTGCCGCGACCGGGGCCGTACCGACGCGGGCGCGACCGCCGGCGGGCCGGCGGCGGGCCGTTCCGGGACCGTCGGCATCGCGCGGTCAGTACCGCCGGTTCCGAAGCCGCTCCCAGCCCACGGCGGTCACGACGACCGTGGCGTCGTCGTGTTCGACGTAGACGCCGCTCTCGTGGTCGGCGGCCGCCGGCGCGACGTGGTACGGGAGGTCCTCCTGGACCACGTCGACGAGCGCCAGCGCGTCCCGGCCGCTCACGTCGACGGCGGCCCACTCCTCGCGGACGTCGTTCGCCGCCGCGCGCCGGACCGCGGTGCCGACCCCCGGAACGCGGTCGAGAAACCGGTCGTCGTCGGCGAGCACGTCCGCGCCGGGCGGCGGGTCGTCGACGACCCGCGCGGCGACGCTTGCCGTCGGGTCATCGCCGCTGTTTCGACGCCGTACCAGTCCCAGCGCGGCCGTCGCCGCGACCACGAGCAGCGACAGGATCAGGTCCCCCGTCTTGCGATTCATACCGGGGAGTTGTAACTATCGTATTTGTATTTTGGGGACGAGAAAACCGCGGGACTGCACCAGGCCGCGGCCGTGTAACCGATCCTACAGGAGCGCGTTGGTCGAGATGAGCCCGGCGTCGACGAGCAGGAGGAGGCCGACGACGGAGGCGGCCCGGAACAGCACGAGGTACTGCGAGGCCGGCGCGCGAACCTTCTTCATCTGAAGTTCGTCGGTCAGTTTCGAGCTCCCGACCTCGACGAGGCCGGCCAGCACGAGCCAGAGGGCGAGCATCGCGAGGACGAGGTTGCCGTTCGTCGTCTCCAGCAGGTTCCGGCCCGGGTAGCCGTTGGCCGCCATGTGGCCGCCGGTCAGGAACAGGACCGCCGCGCTGGCCCGCGAGATGGTGGTCAGGCTGCCGACGATCCGCTCCAGCGGGTCGGCGTTCAGGTGGCCGTCCCGCGCCGCCGGGAGCACGGCGAGGGTGACGAACAGTACGCTTCCGACCCACAGCGCCGCGAACAGCAGATGCGTCGTCCGTATCGCCGCGTCGACGAGTGACATATCAGTTCCTTGGGGGCGAACGGTTTCAGCGTTTTCAATGCGGCCGCCCGGTACGCGCCGGCGTCCCGGTCTCCCCAGTCATTTATCACGTCCGGGATGAAACCCGGAGACATGTCCGGACTGGTTCCCCGAGACGCGGCCGCGACCCTCCCCCGCATCGGTCCGCCGCGAGCGCCCGCCGAGGTGGTGCGCCGATGAAGCTCCTGCCGTCGCCGCGCCGCAGCGCCCTCGTCGCGCGGGTCGAGGTCAGGCGGGCGCTCCGCTCGTTCGTCGCCGACCGCACGCGGCTGGCGATAACAGCGCTCTCCGGCCTGTTCGTCGCGCTGTTCGTCGCCGTCGCGACGTACCTCCTCTACCGCGCGGGGCAGTCGCTCCGTGCGGGCGGCGCGCTCGCCGGCTTCGACGTCGGGCCGACGGTCCGGGGCGCGGTCGGACTCGTCGGCGTCGGCCTCGCGGCCCTCGTCGCCGCCCGCGCCGTCGGCAAGCGCGGCACCGTCCCCGAGGCCGACGGCCTGCTGACGACCGTACCGACCGCGGACGCCGTCGGCGGGATGGTCCTCTCCGAACTCGCGTTCGTGCTCCTCTGGACGCTCCCGCCGCTCGGCCTGTTCGCCGGGAGCTTCGCCTACGGCGCCCGGACGCCCGCGCCGTTGCTGGCCATCGCGCCGGTCGTGTTGTTGCTCGGCGGCCTCGCCGTGGCGACCGGGTACGCCGTCGGCCTCGCGGTCCGGCAGGTCGTGACGCGCCACGAGGTCCTCGCACGACACCGGCAGGTCCTCTTCGGGCTCGCCTTCCTCGGCTACTTCGCGCTGGTGTTTACCGGCGGCATCAACGAACTCGGCGCGCTGTTGCTCGACCCCCTCGCCCGCACGCCGGTCGGGTGGCTCGGCGACCTGCTGTTGCTCGGGACGCCGGGCGTCACGGGCTCGCCCCTCCGGGCCGTCGCCGGGCCGGTGCTCGTCCTCGCGGCCACGGTGCCCGTGTTCGCGGGGACCGTTCGGATCGCCGCCCGCCACTGGTTCTCGGACCCGGTGAGCGCGTCGTCCGGCGACGACGACGGGGCGGACGCCGACGGCGGACTGGGCCGCTTCCTCCCCGACGTCTCCCTCCCGCTCCCGTCCTCCCGGCTCTCCCGGCCGACCCGCGCCGTCGCCACGACGGCCGTCAAGCGGGCGGTCCGTGCGCCGATAAAGCTCGCGTACGTCGCCTACCCCCTGTTCGGCGCGATCCCCCTCGCGCAGACGGCGATCGAACAGGGCCAGGTTCCGCCGTCGCTCCCGTACGTCGTGGCCGGGTACGGCGGCTGGGTCGCCGGGATCCCCGTCACGCTGAACCTGTTCGGCGACCAGGGGGCGGTGCTGCCCGGCACGCTGACGACGCCCGTCTCCGGGCGGCAGTTCGTCACGGGGCACGTCGTCGTCGCCGTCGTCGCCGTCGCGCCGCTGGTCACGCTGCTGACCGCCGTCGTCGGCGTCGCCAGCCCGCTCGCGCTCGGCCGCGTCGCCGCGCTCGTCGCGGCCGCCGCCGTCCTCTCGGTGTTGACGCCGCTGCTCGCGACCGGCGTCGGCACGCTGTTCCCGCGCTACGGGTCGGTGACGGTCGTCGGCAGCAGGGAGGCGGTGATGCCCAGCAAGCGGGCGTTCCTGGCCTACACCGCGGCGCTCGCCGCGGCCGCCCTCGCGGCGGGGACGGTGTTCGTCGACGGTATCGCCGAACTGCTCGCGGTCGTGCTCTCGTTCCTGCTGCCGCGCGTGACCGTCACGGCGGGGCCGCTGGAACTGGCCGCGACCGCGGCGCTGGTCGTGCTCGCCGCCGCGCCGTTCGCCTCCGTCGCCTACGCCGTCCGCCGGTTCGACGAGTACCGGTTCGACTGACCGCGGCGACGGTCGCCCCGGGACTACTTCATCCACTCCGGCGCGTACTCGACGATCCGCTTGCGGACGACGGTGTAGGCAAGCGACGCGACCAGCGCGGCGACGACGGCCGACCGGATGGGACCGTCGAAGACCACGAGCGCCGGGACGGCGACGACCGCGCCGAGCACGAAGTCCTCCGGCGACCCGTCGTAGCGGATCCAGTGCCGGGGCCGGACCCACGTTCCCGTTGCGTGGACGTACACCGCGCGCTCGGAGGTCCCCTCCCACGGCTTCAGTTCCAGGCCGCCCCCGCCGGCGTCGCTGACCGAGTGGACCGCCGCGGCGACGAGGAAGAGCGCGCCGGCGACGGTCGCCGGCCCGGGCGCGGCGACCGCGACCGCGACCGCGGGCACGGCCGCCAGGCTGTAGTACACCGGGAAGTGGAGCGTCTTCCGGTGCTTGCCGACGATGTCGAGGTCGGGGAAGAGCCCGCCCGCCGCGCCGCCGACCGCCGCGGGCACGGCGAGGTCGGGCGCGGCGACCGCGACCGCGCTCGCCAGCGCGAGGCCGACGAACGCGTGCGTCGTGACCATCATGTTGCCGTCCGTAGGGACAGGACGGGCAAAACGCTGTCCGTCGCGGGCGGCGGGCTCTGAGCGTTCACAACTCGCCGAGCCGCCGGCCCAGTTCCGCGTCGACCCACTCCGCGAACTCGTCGGCCGATTCGTCGACGTACTCCGCGGTCCGGTCGACGAACCCCGCGGTCCCGAGGAACCTGACGGCTCGATACACCGGTCGACGCTCCGCGAACCCCGCCGGGAGCGCCCCCGCCCGTTCCCGGTACCCCTCGTGCAGCGCCTCGACGAGCCGGTCGGCAGCCGCGGTTCGTATCCCGTCCAGCTGCTGTGCCCGGGCCCGGTACAGGTCACGCGCCGGGTCGCCGACGTGGGCGTTCTCCCAGTCGAGCAGCGCCACGTCGTCGTCGCCCCTGATGCAGTTCGGCTTCGCGGGATCGCCGTGGAGCAGCGTGGCCGGCACGTCGTCCAAGACGTCACGGTTCGCCTCGACGGCGGCGACCACGTCGTCGAAGCGGTGGTCGAACCGGTCCGACGGCGAGAGTTCCCGGAGGGTCTCGATCGTGTCGACGAGCACGTCGGTCCAGGGCTTCGACTCGACGGTCAGGCCCTCCGCGTCGCCGCCGTCGACGTGGCCGTGCCCGTCGAACGTCGCCGCGTGGACGCCCGCCAGCGCGCGGCCGACCTGCCTCGCCGCAGTGGCCCGCTCCGCATCGGTCCAGTCGTGCCACGCTGCCACGACGCTCTCGCCGGGGATCGGGGCGGTCGCGAGGTACGGAACTTCCCCTTCAGGGTTGCTGGCGAGCACCGTCGGCACGCGCACGTCGCATCTCGCGCCGACGAATTCGATGACCGCCCGCTCCCGCGCGACTCGGCTCCCGTTGCCGTCGGTCATGGCTTTCAGGAACGCCCGCCGTCCGTCGGTGAACCGCACGCCGACCGTTCGCGTCGCCGGGTTCCACGACGGCCCCGTGGGGATCGTCTCGGCGACCGACCGGTCGGGGAACGCCGCAGCGAGCACCGCCGTGATGTCGTCCATATCGGCACGGGGCGATGCCGGAGGAAGTCGGTTATGGTCGTGTGACTG
Proteins encoded:
- a CDS encoding plastocyanin/azurin family copper-binding protein translates to MAIDDANASVSRRGFLKAGAGATAAVGATGTAAAQEGNESDGGGGGGGSETVALTGDNVYDPEELYIAPGTTVTFDWTSDGHNIIVDSKPGDSDWEGHEPIENEGFTHEHTFEVLGDYEYYCSPHQSLGMEAVIHVTEGGQNPNAGGGGGGPTLPDSAMTMGVATMAALVSTLALAFFFIKYGGDYEMPE
- a CDS encoding potassium channel family protein codes for the protein MYIIVVGAGSIGIPLIDVATTDENEVVVVERNEAKADRAAREYDCLVLNDDATEMATLEDAGIDRADALISTTDQDATNIMVCLLAKEREVPAIVSVVHNPEHMNLFRRIGVNTMENPQSLIAEYLYRAVKRPSIKDYMRVGDTAEVFEITVDEDAPIANKTLIEADEEGLLPHGVLVVAIERNGEADPITPQGGTEIHGGDMLTVYSQEGATPSVTDAFGHYEDHDFA
- a CDS encoding CopD family protein, with the protein product MSLVDAAIRTTHLLFAALWVGSVLFVTLAVLPAARDGHLNADPLERIVGSLTTISRASAAVLFLTGGHMAANGYPGRNLLETTNGNLVLAMLALWLVLAGLVEVGSSKLTDELQMKKVRAPASQYLVLFRAASVVGLLLLVDAGLISTNALL
- a CDS encoding polyprenyl synthetase family protein; protein product: MRETLAEWRPAVDSAIERVLPRQIDEDYLTDYFGPASHRYDPESLQHALVDPVWDLLDRGGKRWRPVVFLTLVEAFGEDPEAYLPYAAIPEILHTGTIIVDDVEDEAAMRRGGPALHHVYGEDVALNAGNAMYFLPLKIVTHDPGNLSAEQRLAAYEMLMTELNRTHLGQGMDIYWHNQRTVETSVDEYLEMCACKTGCLGRIVARLAAIVTGQPERVERRVARYAEEMSVAFQIGDDILDVEHSLDRAGAFGKEFGNDVREGKKTLLVIHAVREAAPEEAERLQSILAADENTDAEVEEALSILEQTGSVAFARERAAALAASARDHLTELDLEPEAATTLADFTEFVVERDR
- a CDS encoding phosphotransferase family protein — translated: MDDITAVLAAAFPDRSVAETIPTGPSWNPATRTVGVRFTDGRRAFLKAMTDGNGSRVARERAVIEFVGARCDVRVPTVLASNPEGEVPYLATAPIPGESVVAAWHDWTDAERATAARQVGRALAGVHAATFDGHGHVDGGDAEGLTVESKPWTDVLVDTIETLRELSPSDRFDHRFDDVVAAVEANRDVLDDVPATLLHGDPAKPNCIRGDDDVALLDWENAHVGDPARDLYRARAQQLDGIRTAAADRLVEALHEGYRERAGALPAGFAERRPVYRAVRFLGTAGFVDRTAEYVDESADEFAEWVDAELGRRLGEL
- a CDS encoding metal-dependent hydrolase; translated protein: MMVTTHAFVGLALASAVAVAAPDLAVPAAVGGAAGGLFPDLDIVGKHRKTLHFPVYYSLAAVPAVAVAVAAPGPATVAGALFLVAAAVHSVSDAGGGGLELKPWEGTSERAVYVHATGTWVRPRHWIRYDGSPEDFVLGAVVAVPALVVFDGPIRSAVVAALVASLAYTVVRKRIVEYAPEWMK
- a CDS encoding TrkH family potassium uptake protein, whose amino-acid sequence is MTRHRTRVPAALATIARDVGSLLLVEAALMTLTVAVALGFREFHAALAFLLAGGITAGVGGAARLRFADAPDPRMKHGMVIAASGWFAVALFGSLGFFLTASLTPDGVAAGYVPAGASYSESSLRYFEHPLHALFESMSGWTGSGLTMAVHEPSLPHALQWWRSLIQWVGGVGVIVLTVSILSRPGSGSYALYRSETREEKIHPSVVSTVRTVWKIFVAYSVLAVVALFAAIHWTQDLSLFDAAWQALNHAMTGLSTGGFSVTDNSIATYDSPLIETVLLPIMALGAIAFPIHYGVLNGRDPRLLVSDLQTRWLFVLFAVGVVGLSAQNALVDPVAATAFDGSTDAVRDSTFQWISALSCTGFQSAPIGEWSPGGKLLVSVAMVIGGAAGSTVGGIKIVRAYTVARGIRWQFSRVFLPKSAVVNARIGDRVLDRGEMAREFSEAAIVTILWVILLVASSLVLVNASGADYASALFEVASAQGNVGLSAGITGPEMPAVAEGMFVLNMWVGRLEIIPVLVLARSVLYGLEP